A window of the Candidatus Methylomirabilota bacterium genome harbors these coding sequences:
- a CDS encoding acyl-CoA thioesterase, protein MKDLRHPGANLMLTISDTVTEMVQWVFPEHAGAPGQIHGGRIMQWIATVGTMAAARVARGQVVLGAMDDIDFLHPVKVGEIAVLRAQVEAIGRCSIEVGVKVFAENVQNGRRAPTLNSHLVFVKVDEDLKPVPVPATLVPRGPAEEALFAEARERRRQRLERLARRRAAALDIGDEAEEEPRWTLESSRAVLPEDTLFGHTMFPGKLLMDIDEVGGILSMRYCRGLVMTACLDAMDFFAPINTHEVVTFKAALNYVGNSSLEVGVKVLTEVPWSGEVRHACTAYLTFVHLGPDLRPRPCPPFTAQTSGEKRRGTEAEERRARRLERVKRLKASIQEGR, encoded by the coding sequence ATGAAGGACTTACGCCATCCTGGCGCCAACCTCATGCTCACGATCAGCGATACCGTCACCGAGATGGTCCAGTGGGTGTTCCCCGAGCACGCGGGCGCGCCCGGCCAGATCCACGGCGGCCGCATAATGCAGTGGATAGCCACGGTGGGGACCATGGCGGCCGCTCGGGTGGCGCGCGGCCAGGTCGTGCTGGGGGCCATGGACGACATCGACTTTCTTCACCCGGTCAAGGTAGGGGAGATCGCCGTCTTGCGGGCTCAGGTCGAAGCCATCGGGCGCTGCTCGATCGAAGTCGGAGTCAAGGTCTTCGCCGAGAACGTCCAGAACGGTCGCCGCGCCCCGACCCTCAACTCCCATCTCGTCTTCGTGAAAGTGGACGAGGATCTGAAGCCCGTGCCCGTGCCGGCCACGCTGGTGCCGAGAGGACCAGCGGAAGAGGCGCTCTTCGCCGAGGCGCGAGAGCGTCGGCGCCAGCGTCTCGAGCGCCTGGCCCGGCGCCGGGCGGCCGCTCTCGACATCGGCGACGAGGCGGAGGAGGAGCCGCGCTGGACGCTCGAATCCTCGCGCGCGGTGCTGCCCGAGGACACGCTGTTCGGGCACACCATGTTTCCCGGCAAGCTCCTCATGGACATCGACGAGGTGGGAGGCATCCTCTCCATGCGCTACTGTCGCGGCCTCGTCATGACGGCCTGCCTCGACGCCATGGACTTTTTCGCCCCCATCAACACCCACGAGGTCGTCACGTTCAAGGCGGCGCTGAACTATGTCGGCAATTCTTCGCTGGAAGTCGGCGTCAAGGTACTGACCGAGGTGCCCTGGTCGGGCGAGGTGCGGCACGCCTGCACGGCCTATCTGACCTTCGTCCACCTGGGGCCGGACCTCCGGCCGCGACCGTGCCCGCCCTTCACGGCCCAGACGTCGGGCGAGAAGCGGCGCGGGACGGAGGCGGAGGAGCGGCGCGCACGGAGGCTGGAGCGGGTGAAGCGGTTGAAAGCATCCATTCAAGAAGGAAGGTGA
- a CDS encoding YebC/PmpR family DNA-binding transcriptional regulator encodes MSGHSRWSQIKRKKGKADVQRGKLFSKILREITVAAKHGGGDPKGNLRLKAAVESAKAANMPADNIKRAVQKGTGELPGEQYEEITYEGYGPGGVAVLVRVLTDNKNRTGPEIRHIFEKQSGRMGTSNCVAWMFDRRGVIQVDGEKAKEDEVLEQALEAGATDVRTVERVFEITTAPDEMESVRQTLEAKGLPVLEAQASMVPQSTVRVEGKDAAAVLRLIEALEEQDDVQAVYSNYDIPDEVFDAISAA; translated from the coding sequence ATGTCCGGACACTCCCGGTGGTCCCAGATCAAGCGTAAGAAGGGCAAGGCCGACGTGCAGCGCGGGAAGCTCTTTTCCAAGATCCTCCGCGAAATCACCGTGGCCGCGAAGCACGGCGGCGGCGACCCCAAGGGCAATCTCCGGCTCAAGGCGGCCGTGGAGTCCGCCAAGGCCGCCAATATGCCCGCGGACAACATCAAGCGAGCCGTTCAGAAGGGGACGGGCGAGCTCCCCGGCGAGCAGTACGAGGAGATCACCTACGAGGGCTATGGGCCGGGCGGAGTCGCCGTCCTCGTGCGCGTGCTGACGGACAACAAGAACCGCACGGGGCCCGAGATCCGGCACATCTTCGAGAAGCAGAGCGGGCGCATGGGCACGTCGAACTGCGTGGCCTGGATGTTCGACCGCCGCGGGGTCATCCAGGTCGACGGCGAGAAGGCGAAGGAGGACGAGGTGCTCGAGCAGGCCCTCGAGGCCGGGGCCACCGACGTGCGCACGGTGGAAAGAGTTTTCGAGATCACCACCGCCCCTGATGAAATGGAGTCGGTGCGCCAGACGCTCGAGGCCAAGGGATTGCCGGTGCTCGAGGCGCAGGCCTCTATGGTCCCCCAATCCACGGTGCGGGTGGAAGGCAAGGACGCCGCCGCCGTGCTGCGGCTGATCGAGGCGCTCGAGGAGCAGGACGACGTCCAGGCCGTCTATTCCAACTACGACATCCCCGACGAGGTCTTCGACGCCATCTCTGCGGCCTAG